The genomic region AAAAACGGATTCAAATGTTCCTAAAGTAAAAGCGCAGGATTATGAAGATGAGACGGTTGAACTGCTCATTGGAAATAAGTTATATAGAATCGATAAAGATAAATTTGATTCATTTAAAATTGAGGGCCTATGGATAGCTGGGATGTAAATCTTAATTCCAGCTCCAATTTTCTATTTTTCCGTACAAAATCAACAGTTTTGTGAACCTGCAAACATGAACGTTTTTAAAATTAGCTAATTTATAACTTTGGACTTAGCTTGGTAACTTTACCATGGTAAGCCAGAAACTTTCTATTGATTGTATAACTTTTATAAACTGGTCAAAGTCCACTGGTTTTATGATGTAACAGTTGGCATGGTTGCAATAAGTTTTTAAAATATCGTCTTCAGCACTTGAAGTGGTTAAAATGACTACTGGAATACATTTAAGTTCTTCATCTTCTTTTATTTCTTTTAAAACTTCACGCCCATCTTTTCGAGGTAAATTCAAATCAAGCAATATTAAGTCTGGTTTTGAAGTATCTGCATATTCACCACTATGCTGCAGATAGTCCATAGCTTCTACACCGTCTTTTACATGATATAATTTGTTATTTATTTTAAAATCCTTAAAAACTTCCATTACAAGACGGGCATCTGCAGGATTATCTTCTACAAGTAAAATTTCAACTGTTTTACCTATCAATTTACCACCATAAATTAAATTCACGTGTTAAATAGTGTACTATTCTATATATTAGCTGCTGGTTTCCAGATATCAGCTTTATACTCTGTTTAAATAGGGTGAAAAGCATTTATTTATTTTTTTTAATTAAACTCCATGTAGTTTGCAATTCTTTAATTAATGATTTATTAACGTTTTTATGTTTATATTTGTCTATTAGAAAGAATACTTTTCTTTAATGAATATTTAACAGGTATGTTTGAATAGGGGACTATATTTATTTTTTTAAGATTTAATGCATCTTTTTTTAAACATTTTATTTAGTTTCTCTCTATAATGGGATGTATTAATAATGTACCACTATAGATTAATATGTATGATTGAAATATTAATACTTTTCTAAAACTTTCATAATTGGGGGGATAAAAAAGGTTTAATGGAATATAAGATGCATATTGTGGAAATGAAAAATAAATAGGGATATAATAAACATGAAACTTAATTTAAAAATTAAAATTAAATCTTTATAATATCTAAAAAGGTAGAATATATCAAAATTTAGATTTATTTCATTTATTGAAAACTATGGTTAAAATGGGGATAATATAACAATTTTAATCCAAAAATCTTTGATTATTTTGACTATATTTTAAAAACCTGTTAAAATTCACAGGTTTTGTAACATAAAAGCAGGCATGATTGTAATATTTTCAGTAGTTTATATGTCGAATGGCATTGTAAATGCCCTTTTCAGTAATGTCATGCCCTGATTATTAATTAGATGGTTTAAACATAACTTTATAGATATATGAGCCTAAATCATTTTAACATCTTTAAAAGCTCTTATCCGTCTCATACATGATTCACAAGTACCGCAAGGTTTCTCTTCACCCATATAACATGAATAACTTAAATCCATAGGTGCATCTATTTCCATACCGAGCTTAACTATTTCAGTTTTGCTCATGTTTATAACTGGAGCTTCAATTTTTACACCTTCAAGTGTACCAATTTCAAGGACATTATTAAATGCATCTAAGAACTCTTTTGAGTTATCTGGGAATGTAGCCGCTTCTTCTAAGTCCCATCCTACGATGATCTTTTCTGCATTTAGAGCTTCTGCAAAAGATGTTGCTATGGCTGTAAAAACTACATTTCGCCCAGGAACCCATACTTTTCGAGCTGTTTCATCACAAATTTCCTTGCTGTCGAGTTCATCCATTTTAAGTTCTGGGACCTCTGCGTCAGAAGTTAAAGCTGACTTTCCAAGTTTTTTAAGCCAGGGAAGATCTAGAACGCTGTGTTCAATCCCTAATTTTTCACACACTGCTCTTGCAGACTTAATTTCCATTTCTGCACTTCTTTGACCGTAGTTAAACGTTATCGCATGGATTTCATATTTGTCATTGTAATATGCTGTTGCAACGGTTGAATCGAGCCCTCCCGAAAGGACAGATATAGCTTTTGATTTGTTTTCCATTATATCACACCGAATTTTATAATTAATAATTGTCCAATAATTTCTTAAAAGCATTATTGGCCCTTTTCATAACATCTTT from Methanobacterium veterum harbors:
- the queC gene encoding 7-cyano-7-deazaguanine synthase QueC; the encoded protein is MENKSKAISVLSGGLDSTVATAYYNDKYEIHAITFNYGQRSAEMEIKSARAVCEKLGIEHSVLDLPWLKKLGKSALTSDAEVPELKMDELDSKEICDETARKVWVPGRNVVFTAIATSFAEALNAEKIIVGWDLEEAATFPDNSKEFLDAFNNVLEIGTLEGVKIEAPVINMSKTEIVKLGMEIDAPMDLSYSCYMGEEKPCGTCESCMRRIRAFKDVKMI
- a CDS encoding response regulator; the protein is MIGKTVEILLVEDNPADARLVMEVFKDFKINNKLYHVKDGVEAMDYLQHSGEYADTSKPDLILLDLNLPRKDGREVLKEIKEDEELKCIPVVILTTSSAEDDILKTYCNHANCYIIKPVDFDQFIKVIQSIESFWLTMVKLPS